The Mucilaginibacter sp. PAMB04168 genome contains the following window.
CTTATTGATTCGGTTACGCAATTCGATTCTACACGGTTTTATTATTTTAAGGACGTACAGGCCGAACTGAATAACTTTAGCCGGCCTGCAGATAATGGCCTTTATACTTACCGCATTAATCAGCTGCAATATTCAACCCTTACCTCGCAATTAAAGGCAAGAGGTGTAGCTTTACTACCCGCTGCAGATTCTGTTTTTTTTAACCGCCATGTGCGTACCTGGTTTCAGTTTGATGCCGATACCTTAAACTTATCAGGATTTGATTTTAAGAAGTATAACAAAGTGCGTTCACTTAACGCTGCCCGGCTTTTAATAGGCCGCAGCAATTTAACAGTGTTCTCAAACCCCGAAGGCCAGTCAAAAAAAGGCGACCGGCTTATAACTTATCCGCACGTCGCCATCAGGCAGGTAAAAAGTAATTTCAAGTTGGATACTGTTGATCTGCATCGCATCCATATTACGTATAATGGGTACGGTAAAAAGTCGCATAAGCCGGGCTACGTCTCCTTTTACAATACTGAAGGCCGTATTTTTAATATAACAAATGATAGTGCAGCTTTAAAGCGCAACCCCATAACACTGGTAAAGCTTCGTTCGTACTTAATGGAAAGCGGCCCGGTGGAGGCAGAAGTATCTTTCAACCTCACCGATTCGGCCAAATCATTCACCTATAAAGGCAGCGTTGGCCCTATGGATTTGGAAAAGATGAACAAGGCTACCATGCCATTTGGTCTCATAAAAATTGCCTCGGGCAAGCTGGATAGACTATCATTTGATTTTAAGGCCGACCGATATAAAACCAAGGGAAAAGTTAGCTTTTTGTACCACGATTTAAAAGTGCGTATTCTGAAAATGGATACCCTGGCCGACCGTTACCGTCATCGTACTATCGCTTCTATATTGGCTAATGCGCTTGTTGTAAAACGACATAATCCCGATTTTTTAGGCGGAACACCGCGCGAAACTGATGTTACCTATATCCGCCAGCCCGATACGCCCTTTTTTAAAACGGTGTGGAAAAGCCTCGCCATAGGCATAAAAGCCGGAGCCGGTTATGATGCAGCTACTGAAAAAATGGTAAAGCAGCATATAGCCCAACGTATAGACGATAAAAAAAGACGCGAGTTACGCAGGCAGCTGCGCCGCCAGCGGCAGGGCAGGCGCTAAGGCGCCAGTAAATTATTTTCTTTATTTGGTGCAACGGATACCATTTTACTGCTGTCTTGTAAATAAACCAACCCTCATAACATGATGAAAAAATTTATCTATACCGCAGTTGCTATCTTATTCATGATAGCCGGACAGCAGGCATCAGCACAAAAAACTACTGCACAAAGCCGGCCGGTAAGCAGCTTTGATAAGGTGGCTTCGGCGGGGCCGTTCCAGGTGCAGGTAGTATTGGATGGCACAGAAAGCGTGCGCGTTACTGGTAATGAAGATGTACTTCAATATATTGAAACTGTTGTGGAGAAAGAGACCTTACAAATTAGACTGAAAAAGGACATTAAATGGGACAGAAATATTGGCAAAGTTGAAGTTTATGTTACAGCCAAGAGTTTAAACACGCTTATTAACAGCGGATCGGGCAGCATTAAGGTTGATGGCACTATCAATACCGAACACTTCAAGACTGTAATGAGCGGCTCGGGCAGTATATCAACCGATATAAAAACTAAAGACCTGCATGCCGTATTAAGCGGCTCAGGCTTTATTAAACTGAGCGGCAGCGCCCAGGATGCCAGCATGGTTGTAACGGGATCGGGTCAGGTGCTGGGTAAATCATTAGGTACCGAAAAAACTTCGACCGTAATAACCGGATCGGGCCAGGTATATGTGGCGGCAGATAAACACGTAAGCGCTCGTATCACCGGATCGGGCCAGGTTATTTACACAGGCAATGCCGAAGTGGAAAGCCGCAGTATAGGATCGGGCAAGGTTACCAAAGCAAACTAAACATACCACCCCATTATATATACAATAAAAGCACTGTGAATTCACAGTGCCTTTTTTGTTTAGTCCTCATCGGCTATAAACTGGTATCTCGATGTGATCTCTACGCAGAAGGCGTTGGGTGAGCAAATACTGGATATGGCAAGCCTTCGCAAACCATTTGATTCAATGGTGAAATTTGCAGATGCGTCAGGATCGTTTGCTTTTACCAACTTATCCCGGCTGGCATACGGCCCATTAACCGGATCGTTAATATAAGACTCCTTATTATAAAATAGAATGGTATTTCCTTGCAGCCGGTACCTGCCGGATGTGTATTGCAGATAACCTAAATAATTGGAGCTATTGGGGTCTTGTACCATCCTGGTAAGGTAGTACTTACCCTGTTTATCAAACAGATAAAACTCATGTATGTGATTGGCAGCAAGCTGTGGTGCTCCTTCGGTTTCCCACCGCCCTATAATTTTGTTATTAGTTTTGTCCTTTTTGCAAGCAATAACAACAATTACCAACAATGTAAAAACAAGCGTAATCTTCTTCATCATAATAACTTTACAGCCAATACGATAAATCATTAAAAGTATAACACTAACAATAAAATTTAACCTCTTGAGCGTTCCTCTTATTGCAGCAATAATTTCAAGTTTACGCCAAAGTTGGTAAACGCCGTGTTAAATGTTTGTGAGGTATAGGGCTTGGTAATGTTCGAGTCGTAGAAAAGGTTGAAGTTAAAACGCTGGTTAATCACATAATCAATAGACGGGCGGATGGTGATATTTTTGGCGCCTGATGATATTTCGGCAGTTTGCACATCAGCACGGTAAATTACAATCTTATTATCGCGCAGGGCAAAGTCCATTTTAAAGTTCAAATCGTTATTCAGCTTAAAATTCCTGAACAAACCAAACGGAAATCTGAAGTTACGGGTACGATACCCAAAGCCAAACACCATAATATTTTCGTTTTGCTGCGCCAGCTGGCTATTCAGCAAGCTTAGGCTCATGGTACGGCTGTTACGGTATTCGGCATTTACGGTCATGCTATTTTTAAAGCGGATGTCGACTCCTAACAAAGGCACAAACTGTTCAAATAAGGTTACTTGCGTAAACTGGTAAAATGGCAAAAAATCGCTGTTTACATCACGTTCACTTGGCGCACCGTTTACTTCGCGGTAACGGATAAGCGAATTAAAGCTGTTTACGCTGTAAGTTGAACGATAACCATGGCGTAGGTCAAATGAATCAAACAGTTCTTTAAACCAGCTAATTCTGCTTAAGCCATTATAGGTAAGCTGCCAGTTAGGGATAGGTATTTGCGGAAAGCTGTTCAGACTCGACTTGCTGGCATCCTTACCACTATAAGCCGCCAGGAAAGAAGACACTAATACGTCCTGCTGATTTGGCCCATAACCTTCACGATAAC
Protein-coding sequences here:
- a CDS encoding head GIN domain-containing protein, which codes for MMKKFIYTAVAILFMIAGQQASAQKTTAQSRPVSSFDKVASAGPFQVQVVLDGTESVRVTGNEDVLQYIETVVEKETLQIRLKKDIKWDRNIGKVEVYVTAKSLNTLINSGSGSIKVDGTINTEHFKTVMSGSGSISTDIKTKDLHAVLSGSGFIKLSGSAQDASMVVTGSGQVLGKSLGTEKTSTVITGSGQVYVAADKHVSARITGSGQVIYTGNAEVESRSIGSGKVTKAN